A part of Myxococcus landrumus genomic DNA contains:
- the grxC gene encoding glutaredoxin 3: protein MKPVKIYTTTYCGFCVRAKDLLKRKGVDFQELDVTGDDDTRTKLVEMSGGQRTVPQIFIGDTHVGGYSDLAQLDKDGKLDAMLQA, encoded by the coding sequence GTGAAGCCCGTGAAGATCTACACCACGACCTACTGTGGTTTCTGTGTCCGTGCGAAGGACCTGCTCAAGCGCAAGGGCGTGGACTTCCAGGAGCTGGACGTCACTGGTGACGACGACACCCGAACCAAGCTGGTGGAGATGAGCGGAGGCCAGCGCACCGTGCCGCAAATCTTCATCGGCGACACGCACGTAGGCGGCTACTCGGACCTCGCCCAGTTGGACAAGGACGGCAAGCTGGACGCCATGCTGCAAGCCTGA
- the groL gene encoding chaperonin GroEL (60 kDa chaperone family; promotes refolding of misfolded polypeptides especially under stressful conditions; forms two stacked rings of heptamers to form a barrel-shaped 14mer; ends can be capped by GroES; misfolded proteins enter the barrel where they are refolded when GroES binds), whose translation MAKDLLFDVRAREAILRGVNILADAVKVTLGPKGRNVVIEKSFGSPTITKDGVTVAKEIELENKFENMGAQMVKEVASKTSDVAGDGTTTATVLAQAIFREGAKLVAAGHNPMDIKRGIDKAVAVIVGELKKLAKPTKDKKEIAQVGTISANGDATIGQIIADAMEKVGKEGVITVEEAKGLETTLDVVEGMQFDRGYLSPYFVTDPERMEAVLNDALILIHEKKISSMKDLLPILEQVARAGKPLLIIAEEVEGEALATLVVNKIRGVLNVCAVKAPGFGDRRKAILEDIATLTGGRMIAEDLGIKLDTLTLQDLGRAKRVTVDKDNTTVVDGAGSEQEISARVKQIRAQVEETTSDYDREKLQERLAKLVGGVAVINVGAATETEMKEKKARVEDALNATRAAVEEGVVPGGGVAYIRCLKALDGQTFVDGEKFGVDIIRRAVEEPLRQIVGNGGLEGSVVVNKVKEGTGAYGFNAATGTYEDLLAAGVIDPAKVSRTALQNSASVASLMLTTEAMVAERPKEEKDIPAGAGGMGGMGGMGGMGM comes from the coding sequence ATGGCGAAGGACCTACTTTTCGACGTGCGCGCCCGCGAGGCCATCCTCCGTGGCGTCAACATCCTGGCCGACGCGGTCAAGGTGACCCTGGGGCCCAAGGGCCGCAACGTCGTCATCGAGAAGAGCTTCGGCTCCCCCACCATCACCAAGGACGGTGTGACGGTGGCGAAGGAGATCGAGCTCGAGAACAAGTTCGAGAACATGGGCGCGCAGATGGTCAAGGAGGTTGCCTCCAAGACCTCCGACGTCGCCGGTGACGGGACGACCACGGCGACGGTGCTGGCGCAGGCCATCTTCCGCGAGGGCGCGAAGCTGGTGGCGGCCGGTCACAACCCCATGGACATCAAGCGCGGCATCGACAAGGCCGTCGCGGTCATCGTGGGCGAGCTGAAGAAGCTGGCGAAGCCGACGAAGGACAAGAAGGAGATTGCCCAGGTCGGTACCATCTCCGCCAACGGCGATGCCACCATCGGCCAGATCATCGCGGACGCGATGGAGAAGGTCGGCAAGGAGGGCGTCATCACGGTGGAGGAGGCCAAGGGCCTGGAGACCACCCTGGACGTCGTCGAGGGCATGCAGTTCGACCGCGGCTACCTCTCCCCGTACTTCGTGACGGACCCGGAGCGGATGGAGGCGGTGCTGAACGACGCGCTCATCCTCATCCACGAGAAGAAGATCTCCTCGATGAAGGACCTGCTCCCCATCCTGGAGCAGGTGGCGCGCGCGGGTAAGCCGCTGCTCATCATCGCCGAGGAAGTTGAGGGCGAGGCCCTGGCCACGCTGGTCGTCAACAAGATCCGCGGCGTGCTGAACGTGTGCGCGGTGAAGGCGCCGGGCTTCGGCGACCGCCGCAAGGCCATCCTCGAGGACATCGCCACCCTGACGGGCGGCCGGATGATCGCCGAGGACCTGGGCATCAAGCTGGACACGCTGACGCTCCAGGACCTGGGCCGCGCCAAGCGCGTCACGGTGGACAAGGACAACACCACCGTCGTCGACGGCGCGGGCAGCGAGCAGGAGATCTCCGCGCGCGTGAAGCAGATCCGCGCGCAGGTCGAGGAGACCACCAGCGACTACGACCGCGAGAAGCTCCAGGAGCGTCTGGCGAAGCTCGTGGGCGGCGTGGCGGTCATCAACGTCGGCGCGGCCACCGAGACGGAGATGAAGGAGAAGAAGGCCCGCGTGGAGGACGCGCTCAACGCGACCCGCGCGGCCGTCGAGGAGGGCGTGGTTCCTGGCGGCGGCGTGGCCTACATCCGGTGCCTCAAGGCGCTGGACGGCCAGACGTTCGTCGACGGTGAGAAGTTCGGCGTGGACATCATCCGCCGCGCCGTCGAGGAGCCCCTGCGCCAGATCGTCGGCAACGGCGGCCTCGAGGGCAGCGTCGTCGTCAACAAGGTCAAGGAGGGCACGGGGGCCTACGGCTTCAACGCCGCCACCGGGACCTACGAGGACCTGCTGGCCGCTGGCGTCATCGACCCGGCCAAGGTGAGCCGCACGGCGCTGCAGAACTCCGCGTCCGTGGCCTCCCTGATGCTGACCACCGAGGCGATGGTGGCCGAGCGTCCGAAGGAGGAGAAGGACATCCCCGCCGGCGCCGGTGGCATGGGCGGCATGGGCGGTATGGGCGGCATGGGCATGTAG
- the groES gene encoding co-chaperone GroES, producing MKIRPLQDRLIVKRVAEENKTKGGLFIPDTAKEKPLEGKVVAVGNGKVLENGSVRPMDIKAGDTILFSKYAGTEIKLDGEEHLILREEDVLGILDK from the coding sequence ATGAAGATTCGTCCCCTGCAGGATCGGCTCATCGTCAAGCGGGTCGCCGAGGAGAACAAGACCAAGGGCGGCCTCTTCATCCCGGACACGGCGAAGGAGAAGCCCCTCGAGGGCAAGGTCGTTGCCGTCGGCAATGGCAAGGTGCTGGAGAACGGCTCCGTGCGCCCGATGGACATCAAGGCCGGCGACACCATCCTCTTCAGCAAGTACGCCGGGACCGAGATCAAGCTCGACGGCGAAGAGCACCTCATCCTCCGTGAAGAGGATGTGCTCGGCATCCTCGACAAGTAA
- a CDS encoding NUDIX hydrolase has translation MPREASAGGIVIRESDGTWEVVVIRPHGRPLWALPKGHVDPGETPEQTASREVREETGLTAALIAPLGEIRYVYQFRGQRIFKRVHFFLFRYQDGVLGPLPGPRVEVDEVRWVPVGQLVPLLGYKGEKAVAARAVRWMRAQGLLPEAPSPAVGPEGKGT, from the coding sequence ATGCCACGCGAGGCGTCCGCAGGCGGGATTGTCATCCGGGAGAGTGACGGCACCTGGGAGGTGGTCGTCATCCGTCCCCATGGCCGTCCTCTGTGGGCGCTGCCCAAGGGGCACGTGGACCCGGGCGAGACGCCGGAGCAGACGGCGAGCCGGGAGGTTCGCGAGGAGACGGGACTCACCGCCGCGCTCATCGCGCCGCTGGGGGAGATTCGCTACGTCTACCAGTTCCGGGGGCAGCGCATCTTCAAGCGCGTCCACTTCTTCCTCTTCCGCTACCAGGACGGAGTGCTGGGGCCTCTGCCGGGGCCGCGCGTGGAAGTGGATGAGGTGCGCTGGGTGCCGGTGGGACAGCTGGTGCCCCTGCTCGGCTACAAGGGAGAGAAGGCCGTGGCCGCGCGCGCCGTGAGGTGGATGCGTGCACAGGGCCTGCTTCCGGAGGCCCCTTCCCCGGCCGTGGGGCCCGAGGGGAAGGGAACCTAG
- the rpoZ gene encoding DNA-directed RNA polymerase subunit omega, with protein MARVTVEDCLPLVDNRFALVLLGAKRARQLMAGARPIIEQSKNKPPVLSLREVATGRVKFDRDVREALSGKYAGEEPRK; from the coding sequence ATGGCTCGCGTCACAGTCGAAGACTGCCTCCCCCTCGTCGACAACCGGTTCGCGCTGGTGCTGCTCGGTGCGAAGCGCGCGCGTCAGCTGATGGCCGGCGCCCGCCCCATCATCGAGCAGTCCAAGAACAAGCCCCCCGTCCTCTCGCTGCGCGAGGTGGCGACCGGCCGCGTGAAGTTTGATCGCGACGTGCGCGAGGCGCTCTCCGGCAAGTACGCCGGCGAGGAGCCCCGCAAGTAG
- a CDS encoding DoxX family protein — MKHVLMYVLGLFMVAGGINHFVNPRVYVRMMPPYLPWHGPLVFWSGVAEVLLGVGLLVPGTRTVSAWGLIALFVAIFPANLQMALQPERFRKIPRPLLWARLPLQGVLILWAWWYTQAAGT; from the coding sequence ATGAAACACGTCCTCATGTACGTGCTCGGCCTCTTCATGGTGGCCGGCGGCATCAACCACTTCGTGAATCCGCGCGTCTACGTGCGGATGATGCCGCCGTACCTGCCCTGGCATGGGCCCCTGGTCTTCTGGAGCGGCGTGGCCGAAGTGCTGCTGGGCGTGGGGCTGCTGGTGCCGGGGACCCGGACGGTGTCGGCCTGGGGGCTCATCGCCCTGTTCGTCGCCATCTTCCCCGCCAACCTCCAGATGGCGCTCCAGCCGGAGCGCTTCCGGAAGATTCCCCGGCCCCTGCTCTGGGCGCGGCTGCCCCTCCAGGGCGTCCTCATCCTCTGGGCCTGGTGGTACACCCAGGCGGCGGGCACCTGA